The Gorilla gorilla gorilla isolate KB3781 chromosome 17, NHGRI_mGorGor1-v2.1_pri, whole genome shotgun sequence nucleotide sequence accttgaatgcagcaacagaggttccccagaaggaaaatcaaaatcagagaaaatgaaaccacaaaggttcaatctgctctgacctttgaaaaactcagcacagacagttgcacttaggaccaagggcaggagatccctaaccccatcaccatgtcgatagggcataaacattccagggtgaaggtacaatccacattgtgatgtccaactgctgccaggcagacagcagtgcttttacatatacaggaaggtcatggaaggctcagtgttttgtttcaaaaactgaatcccaagcccacatattactatgctgtgcttgttgaaataagttatgagatgggaaatagggcaaccccatatatatataaatatatatatatatatgtgagcgtgtatatatatataattatatataacgtaatatacataacatatatcatacacataacatatatataacatatatattatatagcttataatatattatatatgttatataaaacatataatatacaatatgtcataatatataaaatatacgtaatatatacgctgtcatattttatattatatattatatgtattatatatattacatataatatattatatataatatgacatcatatatattacatattatatattatttatataatatataatatataatatatatttaatattatatatgaaatctatactattataaatattatataacatatattatgtatcatataatgaactataatatatattatattttatgacatgtatataatatatattatatataaaatattaaatatataaagtatatattacatattaagtgtacactatataaaatataatatatattatgtataatatatgttaaataaaataatgtattatataatatatacattatatattatatgatatgtaaataatatgttataggtaatatataccatctacattaaatatatggcatatattatataatatatgatatatataatgcaatgtataatgtatattatatgatttatggtatataatatgatatatgatttatattatgtaatacgctatatactatataatatgatatataatatataacatgctgcatattatataatgtataatatatagtatatataacatatgatatatatcattgataatatatgaaaaataacatctgatatataacatatatgatatacattttatataatgtaagatatatataatatgatacatatataatataatatatatgatatatattatatattatatacatcatatattatataatatagatatatattatatataacatatgatatatatgatatatagtatatgatatatattatatataatatatgatatatattatatgtaatatatgatatataatatataatatatgatatatattatatatgttatatagtatatataattatataataatctattgtatatgatcatactgtatattatatatcttaatatatactatgtattatatcataatatattatatatgtcataatatattatatattgtatattattactCTACGTAATGTAAGATATTATATGTTTAATCTATCATAtacgtaatataatatatattatattatgatataatatataatatgttattgaatatataatatcttatacacattatataatttatatctattatatattatgtatattacatattatatgtaatatacagtacattatatattatatatgaaatattacatGTCATAtaatgttatacatatattatatattatataatatattacaaattatatattatgtattatagatatttattctattacatgtaattatgtaattttatacttatatatataattatatattgttatatataataattatgcattattatatgtattatattgtatataataataatatatcataatattttataatatacaaaatatataggaGGTTGCAGGAcgtaaaagtaaattatatatatgttattcatattatatatgatatatatattacattttatataattatatatatatatacccacatatatttacatatatttgggggtgccctatttcccatctcataacttattttaagaagtactgcATAGTAATGTTTggacttgggattcagtttttgaaacaaaacactgagccttcaatgaccttcctgtacatgtaaaagcactcctgactgcctggctgcAGTTGGACTGCACAATGTGTATTGTGCCTTCACCGTGGAATTTTTATGCCTTATCAcgatggtgatgggattagggatctgttgcccttggtcctaagtgccactgtctgtgctgagttcttcaaaggtcagagcagattgaacctctgtggtttcattttctctgattttgatttttctaatggggagcctgtgttgctgcattcaaggtatgttcatactggcctgcaaaatgcaaactcatcaaattactaggtagtgctttccaaatatgttatttaaaacattacactCTGTATTTTCAATGTGcatttatcaatatgtttcatggttgtTTTATTCCTCAGTTAATACATGtgattattgtaccaagtagagtacctttgaaatctttcttcatttaaaaaataggtatcttggctcaggcctctaatcccagcactttgggaggccaaggcaagaggctCACAAGGTgaggacatcaagaccatcctggcaaatacagtgaaatcctgtctctactaaaactaaaaaaaattagccaggcatggtggcagctggtgtagtcccagtgtggtgcagtcccacctacttggggggctgaggctggacaatcgcttgaacccgtcgggcagaatttgcagtgagccaagatggcgccattgtaccccagtctgtgcaacactaaaagactctgtctaaaaacaattatatatataaaatataaattatatatacgtattatatattatatataatatgtaatatataatatattatctaataatatatacaatatatataatatattatgtcatattatatataatatatattatatgtattatatatattgcatatattatataatatataatttatatatgacacaatatatattatgatacgtattaaaattatatataatacaaataataaatatattatatatattatataatatatgagatgcatactatataatgaactataatatatatcttctttatgacatgtatataagttatattatatattatatattatatacatatattatatattttatgtatattatttatattatatattatatattatggatatattaattatatattacatatattatatattaaatacatcatatataaaatatataatatatattatatatatcatattttaaaacatatattatataatacttaaattatatattatatatgtaaataatacattataggtaatacataccatatataataaatataatatacaatatataatataacatatgattatatatgagatatgatgtatattatatgatatatggaatataatatgatgtatgatatatattttatactatatgctgtatattatataatatgatatacattatatatcatatgctacaTATTATACAatgcatgatatatattataacatatgatatatattatggatataatatatgattcgtataatatatgatacatattatgtatatgatatatcttCTATACGTTAtcaattatacataattatataatattctgttatgtatgattatattatatatatattatatagatatatagatatatataatacatcttaATGTAGAATAAATATGTcattatatagtataaataatatatcatgttttatatattatattattactaaacaaaatatcatatgtaatctaatatatgtcatatatattatatatattacattatgatatatgttatataatgttatatattatatgatatatattatatactatataatatattatatattatattttatgtgtaatatattacgtgttatatgtaatatataatacattatatattatatttattatatattatatattatatattatacatatgatattatatattatatcatatatcatatattatacatgatatatattatatattatgtgatatataattatatgtaattatataataatatatatactcatttagttatataaataattatatattatgttatatataataattatacattatatgtattatagtgtatatcataattacacattattatacattatattatagataatatattatatagaatgtaAGGATTCAGGAtgtgaaaggaaattatatatgttatacctATTATACATGTTATtcgtattacattatatataattatatatatatatacacacatatgtatatatgtatgtatatttgtgggtgccctatttcccatctcataacttattttaagaagtacagcatagtaatgtgtgggcttagGATTCAGTTTTTGGAACAAatcactgagccttccatgaccttcctgtacctgTAAAAGCACTACtgcctgcctggcagcagttggacctcacaatctggattgtgccttcaccctggaatatttatgccctatcgccatggtggtgggattagggatctcctgcccttggtcctaagtgcgactgtctgtgctgagtttttcaaaggtcagagcagattgaacctttgtggtttcattttccctgattttgatttgtcttatggggaacctgtgttgctgcattcaaggtatgttcataccggcctgtcaaatgcaaactcttcaaattactagttagtgCTTtcgaaatatgttatttaaaacattatcgtctgtattttccatatgcagttatcaatatgtttcatggttatgttttattcctcaatttatatatttgattactgTACCAAgtagagtacctttgaaatttttcttcatttaaaaaatatgtatcttggctcaggcctctaatcccaacactttgggaggccaaggcaagaggatcacaaggtgaggagatcaagaccatcttggccaatacagtgaaatcctgtctctactaatactaaaaaaaattagccaggcatggtggcagctggtgtagtcccagtgtggtgtagtcccagctacctgggaggctgaggcaggacaatcagttgaacccgtgaagcagagggtgcagtgagcctagatggagccattgcaccacagcctgtgcaacagaacaagactctgtctaaaaacagttatatacatataatatatattttatatatgtaatatataatatataatatgtattatatataatatatcataatatatgtaatatatattatatatattatgttatattatatataatatatattatatatattatatattatgttatattctacataatatatattatatataatatatattatatattacatataatatattacatattacatttattatatatattacatataataaatatatattatatttattatatattacatattatatataatataaatataatatgacataatctatattacatataatatatattttttatattatataatgaactatagtatatattatattttatggcatgtatataatatatatattatatattatatattaatatataatatatattatatatattatatataatatatgttacataaaatatatattatattaatatataaattatatattatatgatatgtaaataatttattacaggtaatatataccatatataataaatatatgaaatatattatgtaatgtatgatatatgtaatataatatatgatatatattatatgatatatggtataaaatatgacatatgatatatattatatattattcgctatatattacataatatatgctatatattatgcaatatatgatatatattatataatacatgctatatattatacaatatatgttatatattatatataacatatgatatatatttttttaatatatgatatatcccagcactctgggagacccaagatgggaggattgcttgaggccaggactttgtaACCAGCCTGGtctacacagcaagacccccatctctataaaaaaataaaaaatatttttaattgctgaaaaatgaaatactaaattatttatgaatatataacttcaataaaagatgagaaaatgcacCTAGGTCATTAGGACAATTTGTATGAAACAATATCCAATTTGCTGTCTGTTACTTCTCCTACCTTATCGTGTctaattttttctcatctttgtgaattCCTGCATCTACAGtaggcaaaaatacaaaaatccaaaGGAATCTTATTCTATTCACAGCCATCAGAAAAATGTGTTACTATTCCTGTAGTCAGTTAGGTTCTAAATCATACATTTGAGATATATTTGAAACACgtcataaagaaaataagcatcATATTTCTCACTAAATAGCACCTGAAATATTccatatgaaaggaaaaatacaaaaaactaaacttttaattactaacctccttaaagaaaaagaattctatgCGATTAGATATTTGATAATGGATGTCCAATACCTGAGATTTAAATCCCATTTTCTGTGTCCTAACATCTCACCTTCAGAAAATCTCCAATATTGGGTTATttggattatatatttaaaactgaatataCTTGAAGATGTGAATGATTTGTTGCTGCAACAAATGGTTTAGCaattatctgcattaaaatgtgttccatgaagaacagaaaaagaatatttctacTTCAGTCCTTAAAAATTGTGAAAGCACAGCCACAGTCTTAGTTTGTCAATCTTGaattcttttggtattttaatttcaCCAATAGTTCTGGAACTGCtctttttgtatttctcaaaatgttttgtCTTGCATCGTGCAATAAGGCAGCCACCATCATATGTGACCACTGAGCACTTCTAATGCAGCTAGCCAGAACTGATGTTTTAAGTATAAAgcatcttgttcatttttatactaaatcctgaaatattgttttgaatataccaggttaaataaaatagattaaaatttatttcacctgtttttttttttaagtgtaactactggaaaatttaaaattacacatatggTCTGCATCATATTTCTATTAGACAGCACTGGCTCACCGTTCTACTGGTTGGCTAGCTTGTACCTCCAGATAACATCTGATAATCCAATCACTAGCTATCACAAAATAGATCTTTCAGatgttttctattaaaatgttcgtttaattttgaaatgaattcctagaaaagctcatataatactattatagaaaatcattaaaatcaACTTAATAATTTGCCCAACATGAAACAGAACTTAAGGTAAATCTACATTTGTTTGGTTAGTATTTATTGTACTGGTAAAGACCAAAGAATTGGTAATgttcaacaaaatatgaaaatgccaGTGACGttaacaaaaaatagctggaaacCAAAGAATCTTGCTTACATCACAATCACAGCCAGGAAAATGCAGCTTATTTTACAGCCAGTCCCCAATGTGAAGAATACGTAGAAGCaacagtaaataaaaaaagaagtataatacaGAAATGCCTAATATCAAAGAAACTCATGTAACAGAATACTGAACTTCAGTATTtctaatacatgtatatacacattcctGCTAACTGTAGAATATTTCCTGCAAGTTATGGTCCCAGTGCCTCACCAATGGAAGATCTATCTTGTACTATTCAATTCATACTCTCCCTAATAACAGCACTATACTAGCAGGTTCATCATCAAGTGAAGGCTGTTTGCTAGATAACCAAAACCAAGACTGGAAAACTAAAAAGCTGGAGGGAGGGAAAACACAGCCTACAAAATGCTTACAAGATTAGCAGCAAATGATGAAGTAGTAACAAGAGgggcagaaaaatagaaagattatcaTCGGACTTGGGAATTCAAAGAgagctcagcaaaatactaggacATGGCTCATATAAGATGGAATAAGCCTGGAAATACACCCCCCTCCCCAATATTTCAGAACATAAAATCTACAGAAAGAGACTCCTAATGTATTGAACCTGGTTTCTCCATTGAAACAAAAGTCTTCAAGGAAGGagagatacataaaatttaacaggAATACATATGAAGCAGTATCTTTAAAGAATGTAAATATATCAACCAAAAGTAAATTTGAGATTCAAATTTCCATTGCTAAAGTCTTTTCAGAGTCAGAACGACATAATTATTATATAGctattcaaaacaaaaccaaaaacttactGGAAAGGAGAACAACTGGTTTGAGAAGAAAAACTTTTCGTGGTAGAGCAGAAATAACTGTCaaggaaaatacttagaaaaaggcATATATAAAGAGTGGCCTAGTTTTACTGCACACGTCTTTGCCATGCAGAAACAGCTAAATCCCATCTGACAACTACTTTCCCTTTCGTGTACCTTGtctttagagaataaaatatatctggGTTTGATATAGAGGAGactaattttcacattaaaaaatgattttcttaaaagcctggccttacagtttaaaaattatacgATTAAAATCAAGGTATTATTCCTATAAAAAGCCAaactttaatccatttaaatCATGAAACTTAAAACTTAACTTGAAGCGATTTCAATCATGAAACTTAAAACTCCAAATTACTATTGTGAATTAACACTTCTCCACTATTTAtcttgcaattttaaaaacacttcagaaagtagcaaatttgtaaaacaataaataattcgtACCTATAGTATCCTCATTTTGCCATGCAGTTTTATTTAAATCtcacttaaaaagaaatggaactcaTTCTTAAAGGGTAGAATGTACATGATGTAAAGCAGACACAGGAAGATTTATCTTTACTTACTGAAAATCAATAGTACAATTCTAAGATTTTTTCCATGAAACTATTGAAATAAGTCCTACTTGAAAAGAGAAATCCCACAAGAGTTAGCAAttaataaaaacaccaaaatgaGAAATTCCCCAGCATGGAAAATTCCTGTCATAAATGTTGATGTTTatccagttaaaaatatatacaacgaataatatcaataaataaatgtattagaaggaaataatagatGTTAGTTACGTATACCCAAAACTATACGTATTTTAGGCTCTATATTTACTGAGGCACAGaactaaaagaatttttaaagttctttctatTAGAAACTATTATCAATTGGTTGCATCTTTATGGCCCAACTGAGTTGAAATTCCAAATAAGATCCCTTCAAATTTAATCAAATGGCATTCTTCAttaacagcatttaaaaaataatggctgaaacacATAATCAACATTACACTGAAGTTCTATCTGAAGACAGAAAAAGTTGCCATCCACACCAAAACTACACATATACCTTCTGATTTTATAGAATTGTTCCAATGTCTTTTctctcaatatcattaaaatcacCCTACCTGTTTGGACCGAGGTCTACCAGGAGAAAATTTTCTTAGTAATAGCTGGTTTACCCATGCCAATTTTTGGAGTGACTGAGATGTAAGTTGTTGGCATGATGTTTCCAGCAGAGGAACTAAGAGCTGAAGGGTAATTATGCAGCATGTCATGTGAAGGCGAGTCTGAAGAAGGTGTTGGGGAGGAAGGCACATCTGCCTTGCTTATGTCTgctgatgatgaaaatgatgacTCTGTCTCAGATGATAACTTTATAGATTTGCCTCCTTGGTATGAAACATCTTTCAAACAACCCTCAATTTTAGGAGTCATTTCAGAGTCCATCAATCCAGTAGAAAGCTCAGAATTTTCTTTATGTTCCTTTTCTCCTTGTAGCCTTTCTATAACCAACTGTTCCTCAGGACATAATGAAGTGCTTTCCTCATGTGGGGACACTAAGGTTTCTAGTGGAAGAGTGACAGATTCAATGACTAATTTTGGAGGCCTTGATTCTTCTTTGGATACCACTGTTTTAGGTTCCTCTAAC carries:
- the LOC129528462 gene encoding histone-lysine N-methyltransferase 2C-like; the encoded protein is MQISSQHTVNTELEKQISNEVDSEEMKMSSEVKHICGEDQIEDKMEVTENIEVVTHQITVQQEQLQLLEEPKTVVSKEESRPPKLVIESVTLPLETLVSPHEESTSLCPEEQLVIERLQGEKEHKENSELSTGLMDSEMTPKIEGCLKDVSYQGGKSIKLSSETESSFSSSADISKADVPSSPTPSSDSPSHDMLHNYPSALSSSAGNIMPTTYISVTPKIGMGKPAITKKIFSW